One window from the genome of Diabrotica virgifera virgifera chromosome 6, PGI_DIABVI_V3a encodes:
- the LOC126886381 gene encoding uncharacterized protein LOC126886381, whose translation MYELYLEENNPKVSFQSYQNIFYMHFNLKRKPPIKDTCNSCDMYSAKIKNTQDENEKKTLNELHDNHLKKAEDARNQMQIHFKEATTNPTLETLSYNMEKVLGLPKLSTNIVYYKRQLGIYNEGIHSASTNTPYCFLWKEGVAGRGAQEVGSCLKKYIELYLKKGVEELILWSDSCGGQNRNIKIVLLLKTTLMEHPTLKTIQLKYLESGHSFLQNDTDFGQIERGIKNQVQLYTMEDFVSVIESCKKTNKFVINLMESQDFYSTEDLEKNIINRKLSTQKEKISWLKTKIIKLEKSKPFSIFLCESHSSSELMFKEIDISKTVRRQNPLSFNPGNLKVLYPNGKAISKEKWNDIKSLFQFLPKAALQFYKIKNLKDFEDDIEGFGSLPDFDLDAEEI comes from the coding sequence atgtatgaacTTTATCTAGAAGAAAATAATCCAAAGGTTAGTTTTCAATCTtaccaaaatattttttacatgcATTTTAATCTCAAACGCAAACCTCCAATAAAAGACACATGCAACAGCTGTGACATGTActctgcaaaaattaaaaatacacaagacgaaaatgaaaaaaaaactttgaATGAGTTGCATGATAATCATCTGAAAAAGGCAGAAGACGCTAGAAATCAAATGCAGATACATTTTAAAGAAGCAACTACTAATCCTACTCTGGAGACCCTGTCATATAATATGGAAAAAGTATTAGGATTACCAAAACTTTCAACGAATATAGTTTATTACAAAAGACAATTAGGTATTTACAATGAGGGAATCCACTCTGCTTCAACTAATACTCCATATTGCTTTTTGTGGAAAGAAGGTGTTGCTGGCAGGGGTGCACAAGAAGTGGGTtcctgtttaaaaaaatatatcgaaCTATATCTCAAAAAAGGTGTCGAAGAACTTATTTTGTGGTCAGATAGTTGCGGTGGTCAGAACCGCAATATTAAAATTGTCCTATTACTAAAAACAactttaatggaacaccctacgTTAAAGACGATCCAATTAAAATACCTTGAATCCGGACACAGTTTTTTGCAGAATGATACTGATTTTGGACAAATAGAACGTGGAATTAAAAATCAGGTTCAACTTTACACCATGGAAGATTTTGTGAGCGTAATCGAAAGttgtaaaaaaactaataaatttgtaATAAACCTAATGGAGAGCCAAGATTTTTACTCTACTGAAGActtggaaaaaaatattataaatcgaaaattatctactcaaaaagaaaaaataagttggttaaaaacaaaaataatcaaattagaGAAGTCAAaacctttttcaatttttttatgtgaaTCTCATTCATCTTCTGAATTAATGTTTAAAGAAATAGATATTTCAAAAACCGTCCGACGTCAAAACCCATTATCTTTTAATCCAGGAAATTTAAAAGTACTTTATCCGAATGGAAAAGCTATTTCAAAAGAGAAATGGAATGACATTAAGTCTTTATTCCAGTTTCTTCCAAAAGCTGCCCTTCAattctacaaaattaaaaacttaAAGGATTTTGAGGATGATATTGAAGGATTTGGTTCCTTACCTGACTTTGATTTGGACGCAGAAGAAATTTAA